From Candidatus Eisenbacteria bacterium:
CCTTACGAAACGCCCTGCATTTCGTAAAGTTATTTCTGGGACGGCACACTAGAGGCTCGCTAGGCGGGGAATCCTTGCCCCTCCCACCCTCTAAAGGGGTGGGTATCCCCGCCTTACTCGCCAAGACGGGTTCCCCATCCCTCCAGCGGAAGCCAGCTTACGGCTCATCGCCAGCACGACTCGATTAGAGCTCGCAGAAAGTAATCTCGTTCCGCTTCCCTGGGAGAAGCCATATCTGCTAAGATGGCCGGAAAGAGTGGATCATTTCTGACTTGAAAGGGGATTAGTCTGCCGAGGTCAATCAAGAAGATAGTCTTTTTCTCAGACGCTCCCTACTTTGGAGGGGCCGAGGAATATATTCTTCTCCTGGCGAAAGCTCTGAGAAGAGAACTCTTTGATCCTGTCGTCCTCCTGCGGGATGGGGCAAGACGAATCGACGAGTTCGAGGAGAGGCTTGCGCGATCTGGGATTGCATTCCGCCGCCATAGATTCCATAAGGAGCCCACAATCAGAGACATTTTCGATCTCTACGGAATTCTGAGAAAGGAAAAGCCCGACATCTTTCATATAAACCTGCCCAGCAGCTACGATGCGGGGGCAGGACTTGTGGCAGTGATTGGAAAACTGGCAAGGGCCGGGGCCATCGTACTCACCGAACATCTTCCGTCTTCCAGCAGGTGTCTCAGACTGTACCCGATGAAGAAGATGAGTCTGCTTTTGGCTGACAGAGTAATCGCCATCTGCGAGGCCACAAGGGACGGCCTTATCCGTCAACACGGGGCCAGGCCCGAGAGAACAGTCACGATCTACAACGGCGTTGAAGTTGACAATCTTCCCGGACGGGACGAGATACGGACGATAAGGCAAGAGATCCGGATTGACGAAGACTCCCCGCTGATCGCTATGATAGGCGAGCTCTCTCCTAGAAAAGGTCATATCTATCTGCTCAATTCACTGGTAAAGGTTGTGAAGGAGAAGCCCGATGTCAATCTTGCAGTCATTGGCGAGGGAGAGCTGTTCCCGTTTCTCATGCAGACCTCAAAGAAGTTTGGCATCGAGAAAAACGTGAAGTTCCTTGGAAGAAGAAAAGATGTCCGGAGACTAATCGGCGCAATTGATTTTCTTGCTCTGCCCTCGCTTCATGAAGGAATTCCATACGTGGTTCTGGAGACGATGGCGAATGGAAAGCCGGTTGTGGCCACATCTTTGCCGGGAGTGGCGGAGGTTGTCTGCGACGGCCGGACCGGTTTTCTGGTGCAGCCGAGAGACGTTGACGGGCTTTCGGCGGCC
This genomic window contains:
- a CDS encoding glycosyltransferase family 4 protein, with product MVFFSDAPYFGGAEEYILLLAKALRRELFDPVVLLRDGARRIDEFEERLARSGIAFRRHRFHKEPTIRDIFDLYGILRKEKPDIFHINLPSSYDAGAGLVAVIGKLARAGAIVLTEHLPSSSRCLRLYPMKKMSLLLADRVIAICEATRDGLIRQHGARPERTVTIYNGVEVDNLPGRDEIRTIRQEIRIDEDSPLIAMIGELSPRKGHIYLLNSLVKVVKEKPDVNLAVIGEGELFPFLMQTSKKFGIEKNVKFLGRRKDVRRLIGAIDFLALPSLHEGIPYVVLETMANGKPVVATSLPGVAEVVCDGRTGFLVQPRDVDGLSAAILKLVRDREKTRKMGELARLSITEKFSLQHSVTRTEELYLEILNSKGRPAGAG